In the Cytophagia bacterium CHB2 genome, CGACAAGATGATTTATCCGGACGGCTTTGGCTTGTTGCGCGCCGCGCGCATGCCCGCAGTTTTGCTGGAATCGTCTTTCTTTTCAAATCCACGAGAAGAGAAACGGCTCACGAATTTACGCTACAATCGCCGCGAAGCTTATGGCATTTTTCTCGGCCTGGCGCGCTGGGCGGCCAGCGGCATTCCGCGCGCGCAGCTTGTGCAACCGAAAGCCATCTCGCGCGACAAAAAGCCTGAAGTCGTTTATCAGCTTTTCGACGGCATTACCGAACGCGGTGGCCGCGGCGTGGGGCAATTGCTGGCTTATGCTCAAAGTGCAAGCCTGAAAATTGACAGCCAACCCGTCCCGGCGCAAATTGATTTGAAGAAAAAGCGCCTCTGGTTTCAACCGGATTCTTCTTTGCGCAACGGCGAGCATCTGCTGCAAGTCGATCTACAAAACCTGTTCAAGAATCATAATCTGCCGCGCGTCGATACGCTGATTATTGCGGCGCCCACTCGATTCATTGCATTTGAAACGCCGGCGTCAAAACTTCCCGCCGACGGCGTTGCGGCCATGCCGATCACGCTGACTTTATGCGATGCTGAAAACGAGCCGGTTTGGGAGGGCACTTCTGTAATCGTGCAAGCAGATAAAGGAAGAATTATTTCCGAACCAAATTCATTGCAAAACGGCCGTGCGACGTTCTATTATCAAGCCGGAACCGAGCCTGGCCCTGTCAATCTTTTTGCTTCAGCCGATAGTCACAGCGACACCCTGCAACTTGAGTTGACGCCGCCGGGAGATTTTTGGGTGTTGAGCGGCATGGCTGTGGACGATTCCACCGGCAAAGCCGTGGCGGGAGCCGAACTCGCGCTCAATGATTCGGTTTGGGCGCAAACGGATGGCGCTGGCGGATTTTTTATCGCACGCCCGCCGGTCGGGCGTCATCGTTTTGAAATGAGGGCGGCGGGTTACGCGCCAGCAACCGAGATGATCACGATCGATTCGATGCAAAGTGTTTTTCGGCGCAGCGTTCTGCACGCTAATCTCAACGGCCTGTTGCATGAACAAACGATTATTTTAGATGCGAGCTTCGGCGGCGCAGAAACCGGAGATCGTTTTGATGAAGGACTCACTGCCGCCGATGCAAATTTTGCGCTGATGTCGCATCTGGCCGATAGCCTGAAATGGGCGGGCGCGCAGGCAATCCTGCTGCGCCAAGCCAGCGACACTGATTTGCCCGTATCGGCGCGCATCGCCGCCGCCAACCAAATTCCGCAGGGTTGGTATTTGAAATGTGATTATCGCAAATGGAATTCCGATTCGTTGCTGGTGCAAACCACGATTTATCCCGGCAATCAAATGGGCGAGAGTATTGCGATCGCGCTCAATCAAGCGTTTGCGAAACGGCCCAACACCCGCACCGTTCTTCGCCGCAACACCGATGTCCCGGAAGTCACGCGCACGAATAAAACCGCGGTTGGCGTAACGCTCTCTTGCCGCCGTCCGGAATTGCTGGAGCGTGATTTGCCGGCCCTGTTTCGAGGAATAGTGGATTTTTACCTGGCGCAAAGCCGGACAAGCGGAATACCGGAAGAGCAGTAACGTCAACACAGGCAATATTCGATGTGAGGCTTTCAACCTTTCATACGCAGAATGATATTCTGAAAGTTGAGCGTTGATTACTTATAAATTTTGTCACAAAACCAAGGACGGCTCTCATGAAACTCACTCTCATTCAGGTTGACGCCTTCACCAGCAAGCCCTTCAGCGGCAATCCCGCGGCGGTTTGCATTTTGCCGGCAGCACGCGAAGAGCGCTGGATGCAGCAAGTTGCGGCAGAAATGAATCTCTCGGAAACGGCTTTTCTCACGCGCCGGGAAGACGGGTTCAATCTGCGCTGGTTCACACCGGTGACGGAAGTTGCGTTGTGCGGGCATGCGACACTTGCAAGTGCGCATGTTTTGTGGGAAACCGGTTTAATTTCCTCTCATGAACAAGCGCGGTTTCACACGTTGAGCGGCTTGCTCACTGCGGAACGCCAAGAAGATTGGATTCAACTCGATTTCCCCACGACACCTGCGGCGCCGGCGGCAGCACCGCCGGGCTTGGCAGAGGCTCTGGGCGCCAAGCCCGTGTTCGCCGGCAAAAACAAGTTTGATTATTTGATTGAACTCGAAAATGAAGAGCAGGTACGCCAACTTAAACCGGATTGCAGGCTTCTCGCCGGTATTCCTGCACGCGGCGTGATTGTCACAAGCCGCAGCCAAAATAGCGAATTCGATTTCATCTCCCGTTTCTTCGCGCCCGCGGCGGGCATCGACGAAGATCCGGTCACCGGCTCGGCGCATTGCTGTTTAGGCCCATTTTGGAGCGAACGCTTGCAAAAAACGGATATGCTGGCCTATCAGGCTTCCCGTCGTGGAGGTGTGATGAAGGTGGGCGTGCGGCATAACCGCGTTCTGCTCGGCGGGCAGGCGATTACCGTTTTGCGCGGAGAATTGCTAGGGTAAAATAAAAAGTGCCAGAAACGTTCCATGTCTCTGGCACTTTGGACCGCGTCAGGAGTGAACCATCGCAGCAACAAGACTGACGCTCAGATGGTGTTTGTACCAACCAACACTTTTTCTTTGAGAGACTTATTGAGAAGATCGTACGCGTGTCCTAATTTGGCGCGATCGGGCGCTTGCGGGATCATCAATTCGGCGTCATCCCAACCCTCGCCGCCGCGATGCCAGCGCAGGCGATCGCGTTCGGGCGTGAAGTGGCGAAATCCTTGCGCCTCTGCCTGCTCCAACTCAGCTTCCAGCGTCGCGGTTTTACCCTGCCGCACGTAAGTGATAGCGACTTTGTCGCCCTCCTCAAAATCACGCAGCGCGTCGATCAAATCATCGGGGTCGCGCACGACTTCATCGCCAACCTTGGTGATGACATCGCCGGCCTTCAAACCCGCTTTTGCCGCCGGGCTGTCTTTGGTGACTTCCAAAACCAATGCGCCGCTTTTAGGCTCGACTTTGAAGTACGGCGCTAAATCATTACCCAATTCATGAACTTGCACACCGAGCCGCGGGCGATTGGAAAACATCATCACGTTGGGAGCTTCGCCGCCCCAACTGAAACTGCGGTGCGGCATCGAAGTGAAACTTCGGCTGCGATATTTGCCAATTGCAACCTCGAACTCTTTGCGTTCGCCTGCGCGCAAGACAACGAGCTTGACTTTCTTGTCCGGCTCGGTTTGGCGCACGGACTTGGTCAAGTCTTCGGATTTTTCAACCTTTTTGCCGTTGAATTCGATGATGACATCTTCTTCACGAAGGCCGGCATCATCGGCCGGGCTGTCGGGAACGACGTTCGTCACCAACAGGCCGGTTTGATTGCCGGTTTTCATCGCTTCACGCAGCGAGGGTGTCATTTCTTGCACACTGACGCCCAACCAGCCCTTGCCGGATTTTTCGCTGGCCTGGCTTTCACGCAACGTGAAGACCAACAGACCACCAATGACGAGCATAAACGCCCCGGCGGCCATGATGAATGTTTTTGTAACAAATCGTTTGATCATGAGCCTCTCCTTCAAACAAAGCTTTTGATGAAGTTCAAGTGTGATCGCATCCGCATGAGGCGGATACTTAAGCGATCGTTTCCCAAATTGGCGGTCGAGGCAATAGACTGCACGCCACCAAAAAAAGTTTTAGCATTCGCAAGATATTTTCTTATATTTCGCTTAAACAAAAAGCCCGGGATCGCGTCTTTTTATCTGCATGAACACGAATACGAATCTCGCTCTCAAACTGAATGTCGCCGGCTCGCCTGCCAGCCGCAACGAGTACAATGAAACTGAGCTTGTGATTCTCTCCCAACAGGGAGATGAAGCCGCGTTTCAACAATTGTATCGCCGCTTTGCGCGCAATCTGTATGCGATGGCCTATCACATGCTCGGCAATCATCAGGATGCGGACGAAGTGTTGCAGGAAACCTTCATTCGCGTCTTCAAGAACATCACACGGCTGCGCAGTCCGGAAGCGTTTACCTCGTGGGTCTATCAGATCACGGTAAACCTTTGCATGGATCACCGCAAGATGCGGGCGCGGGCGCGCTGGCAATCGCTGGAAAACGACGAAGAGGGGGCTTCGCTGTTCGAATTGGCCACCACCAAGTGGGTGCGCAATCCGCATCAAGTGCTCGAAAATAAGGAATTGTTGGGCGAGATTACGGCGGCGATCGATGATTTGCCGGAACAGCAAAAAGCCGTCATCATCATGCATGAAGTCGAGGGGTTGTCGAAAAAAATGA is a window encoding:
- a CDS encoding PhzF family phenazine biosynthesis protein, which translates into the protein MKLTLIQVDAFTSKPFSGNPAAVCILPAAREERWMQQVAAEMNLSETAFLTRREDGFNLRWFTPVTEVALCGHATLASAHVLWETGLISSHEQARFHTLSGLLTAERQEDWIQLDFPTTPAAPAAAPPGLAEALGAKPVFAGKNKFDYLIELENEEQVRQLKPDCRLLAGIPARGVIVTSRSQNSEFDFISRFFAPAAGIDEDPVTGSAHCCLGPFWSERLQKTDMLAYQASRRGGVMKVGVRHNRVLLGGQAITVLRGELLG
- a CDS encoding sigma-70 family RNA polymerase sigma factor, which translates into the protein MNTNTNLALKLNVAGSPASRNEYNETELVILSQQGDEAAFQQLYRRFARNLYAMAYHMLGNHQDADEVLQETFIRVFKNITRLRSPEAFTSWVYQITVNLCMDHRKMRARARWQSLENDEEGASLFELATTKWVRNPHQVLENKELLGEITAAIDDLPEQQKAVIIMHEVEGLSKKMIADVLRCSLVTVRTNLHHARKKLRKRLHMYLKA
- a CDS encoding PDZ domain-containing protein: MIKRFVTKTFIMAAGAFMLVIGGLLVFTLRESQASEKSGKGWLGVSVQEMTPSLREAMKTGNQTGLLVTNVVPDSPADDAGLREEDVIIEFNGKKVEKSEDLTKSVRQTEPDKKVKLVVLRAGERKEFEVAIGKYRSRSFTSMPHRSFSWGGEAPNVMMFSNRPRLGVQVHELGNDLAPYFKVEPKSGALVLEVTKDSPAAKAGLKAGDVITKVGDEVVRDPDDLIDALRDFEEGDKVAITYVRQGKTATLEAELEQAEAQGFRHFTPERDRLRWHRGGEGWDDAELMIPQAPDRAKLGHAYDLLNKSLKEKVLVGTNTI